A single Microbacterium protaetiae DNA region contains:
- a CDS encoding DUF167 domain-containing protein, translating into MVVITVRVKPGSRKGPLVEDSPDGLVVYVRERAVDGAANAAAERVLAAHFGVAPREVRIVRGHTSRIKRVEIDDGATR; encoded by the coding sequence ATGGTGGTGATCACGGTGCGGGTCAAGCCCGGCAGCCGCAAGGGGCCGCTGGTGGAGGACTCCCCCGACGGCCTGGTCGTATACGTGCGGGAACGCGCGGTCGACGGCGCGGCGAACGCCGCAGCGGAGCGCGTGCTGGCCGCCCACTTCGGCGTCGCCCCTCGCGAGGTGCGGATCGTGCGCGGTCACACCTCGCGAATCAAGCGCGTCGAGATCGACGACGGCGCGACCCGATAG